A single genomic interval of Panthera tigris isolate Pti1 chromosome E3, P.tigris_Pti1_mat1.1, whole genome shotgun sequence harbors:
- the MDH2 gene encoding malate dehydrogenase, mitochondrial, producing the protein MLSALTRPAGAALRRSFSTSAQNNAKVAVLGASGGIGQPLSLLLKNSPLVSRLTLYDIAHTPGVAADLSHIETRAAVKGYLGPEQLPDCLKGCDVVVIPAGVPRKPGMTRDDLFNTNASIVATLTAACAQHCPEAMICIISNPVNSTIPITAEVFKKHGVYNPNKIFGVTTLDIVRANTFIAELKGLDPARVNVPVIGGHAGKTIIPLISQCTPKVDLPQDQLTAVTGRIQEAGTEVVKAKAGAGSATLSMAYAGARFVFSLVDAINGKEGVVECSFVKSQETDCPYFSTPLLLGKKGIEKNLGIGKISPFEEKMIAEALPELKASIKKGEEFVKNMK; encoded by the exons ATGCTGTCCGCCCTCACCCGCCCTGCCGGCGCCGCTCTCCGCCGCAGCTTCAGCACCTCAGCCCAG AACAATGCTAAAGTAGCCGTGTTAGGGGCTTCTGGAGGAATTGGGCAGCCCCTTTCGCTTCTCCTCAAGAACAGCCCCTTGGTGAGCCGCCTGACCCTCTACGACATTGCTCACACACCCGGAGTGGCTGCAGATCTGAGCCACATCGAGACCAGAGCAGCTGTGAAAG GCTACCTCGGACCTGAGCAGCTGCCAGACTGCCTGAAAGGTTGTGATGTGGTGGTTATTCCCGCAGGAGTCCCGAGAAAACCAG GCATGACACGGGATGATCTGTTCAACACCAATGCCTCCATCGTGGCCACCCTGACCGCTGCCTGCGCCCAGCATTGCCCCGAGGCCATGATCTGCATCATTTCAAACCCG GTTAACTCCACCATCCCGATCACGGCGGAAGTTTTCAAGAAGCATGGCGTATACAACCCCAATAAAATCTTCGGGGTGACAACCCTGGACATTGTCAGAGCCAACACTTTTATTGCAGAACTGAAG GGTTTGGATCCAGCTCGAGTCAATGTTCCTGTCATTGGTGGCCATGCTGGGAAGACCATCATCCCCCTTATCTCTCAG TGTACTCCCAAGGTGGACCTACCCCAGGACCAGCTGACAGCCGTCACTGGGCGGATCCAGGAGGCCGGCACGGAGGTGGTGAAGGCCAAAGCTGGAGCAG GCTCTGCCACCCTGTCTATGGCATACGCCGGAGCCCGGTTTGTCTTCTCCCTCGTGGATGCCATCAACGGAAAGGAAGGAGTTGTCGAATGTTCCTTCGTTAAatcccaagaaacagactgtccCTATTTCTCCACACCTTTACTGCTGGGG aaAAAGGGCATCGAGAAGAACCTAGGCATCGGCAAGATCTCTCCTTTCGAAGAGAAGATGATCGCCGAAGCCCTCCCTGAGCTGAAGGCCTCCATCAAGAAAGGAGAAGAGTTCGTGAAGAACATGAAATGA